GCGACGAAGCCGAAGTGGCGATCGTCGGAACGGGACCGAACGGCCTGGCCGCGGGCGTGCTGCTGGCCCGCAGCGGTCTGCGGGTTCACCTCCACGAGGCGGCGGAACAACCGGGCGGCGGACTGCGCTCGGCGCGGCTCTTCGACAGCTCGGTGACCCACGACATCTGCTCGGCGGTACACCCGATGACCGCCTCGCCCTTCTTCCACCACTTCGGACCGGTCCGGGACGGAGTCCGGATGCACACCCCGGTGATCAGCTACGCGCACCCCCTGGAGGAAGGCGAAACCGCGCTGGCCTACCGCGATCTGTCCGAAACCAGCGCACGTCTGGGAGCGGACGGGCCCAGCTGGCACCGACTCATGCGGCCGCTGCTGGAACACACCGGACGAGTCACCGAAACGATGCTGTCCGACCTGCGGAGACCACCGTCCCCCCGCGCAGCCCTACTGATCGCGGAGCGGATGCTGCGACACGGCACTCCGCTGCCCTCGGGGTTCCGCGGGAAGAAGGCCCCCGCGCTCTTCGCCGGAGTGGCCGCGCACGCGGGCAGCCCACCGCCCGACCCCGCGGGAGTCGGTGTCGGACTGCTGCTGGGACATCTCGCGCACACGAAGGGCTGGCCGGTCCCCGAAGGGGGGAGCCACCGCATAGCCGTGGCCATGCTCGACGATCTGCTGGCACACGGCGCACGCGTGCACACCGGACACCCGATCGAGGACCTGCGACAACTGCGCTCGGCACGCGCGATCCTGCTCGACGTGGCCCCGCGCGGACTGCTGACCATGGCGGGAACGCTGCTCCCGGACGGCTATCGCAGGCAGCTGGAGCGCTACCGCTACGGAACGGCGGCGGCCAAGGCCGACTTCCTGGTCTCCGAACCGGTCCCGTGGCGGAATCCCGAGATCGCGCGGGCGGGCACAGCGCATCTCGGCGGGACGGCCGACAGGATTCGCGTGGTCGAAGGGGCCACCGCCCGCGGCGAACCGGTGCCGGACCCGTTCGTGCTGGTCTCCGAACCGGGCAATGTGGACCCGACCAGGGCAGCACCCGGCAAGTACCCGGTCTGGGCCTACTGCCACGTGCCCAACGGCGACACACGTGACCCGGTGGAACTCATCCGCGGCCGGATCGAGCACTACGCTCCCGGCTTCTCCGAGACGGTCCTGGAAAGCAGCGGAACCTCGGCGGCGCGGCTCGCGGAGTACGACGCGAACTACCCAGGAGGCGACATAAGCACCGGAGCCGTGGACCTGCTCCAGACCCTGGCCCGCCCGGCGTTGCGGATCGTTCCCCACAGCACTCCGCTGCGGGGGGTCTACCTGTGTTCCGCCGCCACCCCGCCGGGGCCCGGGGTCCACGGCATGTGCGGCTACTGGGCGGCC
This genomic stretch from Actinopolyspora halophila DSM 43834 harbors:
- a CDS encoding phytoene desaturase family protein; translated protein: MAPDPISRGSDEAEVAIVGTGPNGLAAGVLLARSGLRVHLHEAAEQPGGGLRSARLFDSSVTHDICSAVHPMTASPFFHHFGPVRDGVRMHTPVISYAHPLEEGETALAYRDLSETSARLGADGPSWHRLMRPLLEHTGRVTETMLSDLRRPPSPRAALLIAERMLRHGTPLPSGFRGKKAPALFAGVAAHAGSPPPDPAGVGVGLLLGHLAHTKGWPVPEGGSHRIAVAMLDDLLAHGARVHTGHPIEDLRQLRSARAILLDVAPRGLLTMAGTLLPDGYRRQLERYRYGTAAAKADFLVSEPVPWRNPEIARAGTAHLGGTADRIRVVEGATARGEPVPDPFVLVSEPGNVDPTRAAPGKYPVWAYCHVPNGDTRDPVELIRGRIEHYAPGFSETVLESSGTSAARLAEYDANYPGGDISTGAVDLLQTLARPALRIVPHSTPLRGVYLCSAATPPGPGVHGMCGYWAARAALRREFGVRGLPPLG